In Bacillota bacterium, one genomic interval encodes:
- a CDS encoding AAA family ATPase — translation MNINLKEYLENRLKVEYAKGEEEWADVYITPLNRIDITIVSNGAELLDSVEVSNFVLDAIKEYVKEFAEADAGKYSIGFVEFYTVEEAYDLDIHKHEIKKKPITWSDVVSLNKEFQNKESDRPYRVICFYSYKGGVGRSTALVQVAYILAKQGRNVVLIDLDIEAPSFHLIFKEWVDDPVYGVKYGLVDYLYERMVNADPKDNKIQISDIFVPIHFDETLEGNIYVFPATRKLSYEYIFKLTQLQSNIIFENRYMEEIMDSLEKSLKFDTVFIDSRTGINQWGAFSMLGFADQIMLIASPNEENIEGLSSIIDLMKRAGLDNYVVAMSKIETDNRGIRLARQYFDKLKSGGQEFIGIGYNPAIAVTQRYPFVDILEPYKILSDYIIENQVVSSNREFIKNTNIREIIAKMIKGSETINGDDTEVITNSEKKVLTDANINIITGGKENISRLSRLFKRYSSKKRREFIREENGRSVIVYKELVPIFEQEHYQDFGSFLRSHGYMADCKDKSRVWLGYLLYLINKNLEQSEQERDQERLEEKKLKGFPKLKGKGLDEYIEFMVGSDEEDIIGILKDAVSGPVTLFDSYENKLENITGSQDIVVSMFNIHQVVDSIYNKNSNKNNTSYNDDGDRGDYSILNRYEKELVKGLAECIIFCKKHVPSIRILFAHSYDFVIEHQEELSGLKGSRIDLEWKEDDVKKLVMSYINMNLFKGYADWILKNENIFGKLVNNDYHEGRVSCREEYEREIKTLMDSSVFSEKVLDLFWGIRTSTKRYSEPMITWFYDQLKSLGEVSDGMVINIINMAVDFEKKGELAESAHEGHTSRDRLISLDSFKKAFEQYHRISSPAFS, via the coding sequence TTGAATATCAATTTAAAAGAATACCTGGAGAATAGGCTTAAGGTCGAATATGCAAAAGGTGAAGAAGAATGGGCTGATGTTTATATTACCCCACTAAACAGAATTGATATAACTATAGTAAGTAATGGGGCTGAACTTTTAGATAGCGTGGAAGTAAGTAATTTTGTATTAGATGCTATAAAAGAGTATGTAAAGGAATTTGCAGAAGCTGACGCCGGTAAATACAGCATAGGGTTCGTGGAGTTTTATACTGTTGAAGAAGCGTATGACTTGGATATACATAAGCATGAAATAAAAAAGAAGCCAATTACGTGGTCGGATGTAGTAAGTTTAAACAAGGAGTTTCAAAACAAGGAATCCGACAGGCCATATAGGGTAATATGTTTTTATTCCTATAAAGGCGGTGTGGGGCGTAGTACAGCATTAGTACAGGTTGCATACATCCTGGCCAAGCAAGGGCGAAATGTAGTGTTGATCGATTTGGACATTGAAGCTCCGAGCTTTCACTTGATTTTCAAGGAATGGGTTGATGACCCTGTTTACGGGGTTAAATATGGTTTGGTGGATTACCTTTATGAAAGAATGGTTAATGCTGACCCAAAAGACAACAAGATTCAAATTTCAGATATATTTGTGCCAATTCATTTTGACGAAACCCTGGAGGGTAACATTTATGTTTTTCCTGCGACCAGGAAACTGTCATATGAATATATTTTTAAACTCACCCAATTGCAGTCTAACATTATTTTTGAAAACCGGTACATGGAAGAAATCATGGACAGCCTGGAAAAAAGTTTAAAATTTGATACTGTATTTATTGACTCAAGGACAGGCATAAACCAGTGGGGAGCTTTTTCCATGTTGGGGTTTGCAGATCAGATTATGCTGATAGCTTCTCCTAATGAAGAAAATATTGAGGGTTTATCAAGTATTATAGATTTAATGAAGAGGGCCGGCTTGGACAATTATGTAGTGGCCATGTCCAAAATTGAAACTGATAACAGGGGAATCAGACTGGCACGGCAATATTTTGACAAATTGAAAAGTGGAGGACAGGAATTTATAGGTATAGGATATAATCCGGCCATTGCCGTTACCCAAAGATACCCGTTTGTAGATATATTAGAACCATACAAAATATTAAGCGATTATATCATCGAGAATCAAGTAGTAAGCTCCAATAGGGAATTTATAAAAAACACAAATATTAGAGAAATTATCGCCAAGATGATTAAAGGTAGCGAAACTATAAACGGTGACGATACTGAAGTTATAACAAATTCCGAGAAAAAAGTGTTGACGGACGCAAACATAAATATTATTACCGGTGGAAAAGAGAATATTAGCCGCCTTTCAAGATTGTTTAAGAGATACTCCTCAAAGAAGAGAAGGGAATTTATCCGTGAAGAAAACGGCAGAAGTGTTATTGTTTATAAAGAGCTTGTCCCTATCTTTGAACAGGAGCATTATCAGGATTTTGGCAGCTTTCTTAGAAGTCATGGGTATATGGCTGATTGTAAAGATAAGTCGAGGGTATGGCTTGGCTATTTGCTATATCTTATAAATAAAAATTTGGAACAAAGTGAGCAGGAAAGAGATCAGGAAAGATTGGAGGAAAAGAAGCTAAAAGGTTTCCCAAAGCTAAAAGGAAAAGGACTAGATGAGTATATTGAATTTATGGTGGGTTCTGATGAAGAAGACATTATCGGTATATTGAAAGATGCAGTATCGGGGCCGGTAACACTTTTTGATTCTTATGAAAACAAGCTTGAAAATATTACAGGTTCTCAAGATATAGTAGTATCCATGTTTAATATCCATCAAGTAGTTGACTCAATATACAATAAAAACAGCAACAAAAACAATACTAGTTATAATGATGATGGTGACCGCGGAGACTATTCCATTCTTAATCGCTATGAAAAAGAGCTTGTTAAGGGTTTGGCCGAGTGTATAATATTTTGCAAAAAACATGTCCCCAGCATTAGAATATTATTTGCGCACAGCTATGATTTTGTTATTGAACACCAGGAAGAACTATCAGGGCTGAAGGGAAGCCGCATAGATCTGGAATGGAAGGAAGACGATGTAAAAAAGCTGGTTATGAGTTATATTAACATGAATTTGTTTAAAGGATATGCAGACTGGATACTAAAAAATGAAAATATCTTTGGTAAACTGGTAAATAATGATTACCATGAAGGACGTGTTTCCTGCCGGGAAGAATATGAAAGAGAAATTAAAACTTTAATGGATAGCTCCGTTTTCAGCGAGAAGGTCCTGGATTTGTTCTGGGGAATCAGGACAAGTACAAAAAGATACAGTGAACCTATGATTACATGGTTTTATGATCAACTGAAAAGCCTTGGAGAAGTTAGTGATGGTATGGTAATAAACATAATTAATATGGCTGTTGATTTTGAAAAAAAGGGGGAGCTTGCTGAAAGTGCCCACGAAGGGCACACTTCCAGGGACAGGCTTATAAGCCTGGATAGTTTTAAGAAGGCTTTTGAGCAATACCATAGAATCAGTTCTCCAGCATTTTCTTAA
- the speE gene encoding polyamine aminopropyltransferase, with translation MERYPEFIKQINNEFWLTEFETNNLKISYKIKKIIFSEQSKFQHVMILDSYDFGKMLVLDGIVQTTSADGFIYNEMISHIPMNIHPNPKKVLIIGGGDCGAAKEISKYSQVQHIDIVEIDETVVKVCLEHLPEVSGNLSDPRVNFIYQDGLDFVRNITRQENLYDVVIVDSSDPVGPAIPLFELDFYKSLYNILKDDGLMVCQSESPIFHLKTMKQTYKRLSGLFPITKPYTAVVPTYPGGMWSFTLASKKYEHTNPSKFNKETKYVNKEILEKCFSIPEFVKKMLEN, from the coding sequence ATGGAAAGATACCCGGAATTTATAAAACAAATCAACAACGAATTCTGGCTTACCGAGTTTGAAACTAACAATTTAAAAATATCCTACAAAATTAAAAAAATTATTTTTAGTGAACAGTCCAAATTCCAGCATGTAATGATTCTTGATTCCTATGATTTCGGCAAGATGCTTGTGCTGGATGGCATAGTCCAAACTACATCTGCTGACGGATTTATCTACAATGAAATGATTTCACATATCCCCATGAATATCCACCCAAACCCAAAAAAGGTATTGATTATCGGCGGGGGTGATTGTGGTGCAGCAAAAGAAATCTCCAAATACTCACAGGTACAACACATTGATATAGTAGAAATCGACGAAACAGTTGTAAAAGTTTGTTTGGAACACCTACCCGAGGTATCAGGCAATCTATCTGATCCCAGAGTTAATTTTATTTATCAGGACGGACTGGATTTTGTGCGAAACATTACCCGACAGGAAAATTTATATGATGTAGTTATTGTAGACTCCTCCGACCCTGTTGGACCCGCAATACCTTTATTTGAACTGGATTTTTATAAATCCCTTTATAATATCTTAAAAGATGATGGCCTCATGGTCTGTCAGAGCGAGTCGCCAATATTTCATTTAAAAACAATGAAACAAACATATAAAAGGTTATCCGGCCTTTTCCCCATAACAAAACCTTACACAGCTGTTGTTCCAACATATCCCGGCGGTATGTGGAGCTTTACCCTTGCTTCAAAAAAGTACGAACACACAAATCCATCAAAATTCAATAAGGAAACTAAATATGTAAATAAAGAAATTCTTGAAAAATGCTTTTCTATCCCCGAATTTGTTAAGAAAATGCTGGAGAACTGA
- a CDS encoding YihY/virulence factor BrkB family protein, which yields MRFIKLLYRKFFDDDIPALAAQLTYYLILSFFPFLIFLLALLSYTSFTGNEILNDFSLLLPQTTYNLLKEIINRTSGTKNETLLSFGMLATIWAASNGVSAVIRGINKAYNQKENRPFWKVKWISIIFTLALAIVLIFSLVMLVMGEMLWKYLFIFFGLPGVFRIAWNIIRHLIPLFTIFMVFIAVYRYIPSRHMTFREVIPGAVFSTTGSIIISLIFSYYVNSFGLYTNTYGSIGSVIALLIWLYWNSIIIILGSEINAALDSAKRTEKNSNIA from the coding sequence ATAAGATTCATAAAACTACTCTATCGGAAGTTTTTCGATGATGATATTCCAGCATTAGCTGCCCAGCTGACATATTATTTGATATTATCCTTTTTCCCATTTTTAATTTTTCTACTTGCTCTCCTAAGTTATACTTCTTTTACCGGCAACGAAATACTTAATGATTTTTCCCTTCTATTGCCGCAAACCACTTACAACCTGTTGAAAGAAATCATTAATAGAACGAGCGGTACTAAAAATGAAACCTTACTATCATTCGGTATGCTGGCAACAATTTGGGCAGCCTCAAATGGCGTTTCTGCAGTTATCAGAGGTATAAACAAAGCCTATAATCAGAAGGAAAACCGGCCATTTTGGAAGGTTAAATGGATTTCCATAATATTCACCCTTGCACTTGCTATAGTATTAATTTTTTCTTTGGTCATGCTGGTCATGGGAGAAATGCTATGGAAATATCTTTTTATTTTTTTTGGATTACCGGGTGTATTCAGAATTGCATGGAATATTATAAGACATCTTATACCTCTATTTACTATTTTTATGGTTTTTATAGCCGTTTACCGATATATTCCCAGCCGTCACATGACATTCCGGGAAGTAATACCCGGAGCCGTGTTTTCCACAACCGGTTCTATAATAATATCTCTTATTTTTTCCTACTATGTAAACAGTTTTGGTCTATACACTAATACATACGGCAGTATTGGCAGTGTAATAGCGCTTCTTATTTGGCTTTACTGGAATAGTATAATTATTATTCTAGGCAGCGAAATAAATGCTGCCTTGGATTCAGCAAAGAGAACAGAAAAGAACAGCAACATTGCTTAA